From a region of the Xanthomonas rydalmerensis genome:
- a CDS encoding DUF1631 family protein yields MTLAEYAEELSPSRNADLLEQVRDVVSVPLAGAFGEVLDVLAEALFRMAERAGPTQNDYFEAIQLLRQQREPIAARFRAHLAQAWQALEAGRPLSVERSLARERGDLSLVSEQELDVRLAVRNLAGAIQHRWRPELMRLNRFLGFIAGGQRIDADNNPFGPEHVGAAVYAALHGLVLAPQVQLAIVKICEEELQERVGELYAQLEQRLNEVARARALPSGRPRRRAIPRLGASDNDNEAAPDWISRFFENWDTAAPLTAAQRRAARALDAHARNEQEVLPPALRALLHEAQPEAGPGEGRRCLSPRELLSVLSLLQTMPLAGFAAVCEHGGPLAQGLRRQIAGVGASLGLDPAGTCLDPADADTLDLVGLLFDVMLEECVLQPPQRELLGQMLVPMAKVALIDGRLFVRDGHPARRLLNLLADACDGNAGSTGPEQALQAQAQAAVERVVRDFDEHLSVFLALEAEFGSAYEQYRRRVEIAERRAAELQRAEERREVARQRAAQAVHELLQQAGDDLTLPPPIEAFLRQSWCQYVQQSALRDDGQGSVLAAALALGDAVLAQCRQAQSGAAPAGGWLQPQRAELTRLWTSVGLDAAAAEAAWQSLHTALDDLAHARPLQAALPVASVELPEPPAAEPVPALPEPAQPTDFDHITADYFRTLPMGTWLDFVDREGRVQPGKLTWVSPISARLLFVNRRGGRLCVASAEALAVMARLDRLRLHRDDDAFYSAMQGVVERLERVAVAA; encoded by the coding sequence ATGACCCTTGCTGAATACGCTGAAGAGTTGTCGCCCAGCCGCAACGCGGATCTGCTCGAGCAGGTCCGGGATGTGGTGTCGGTGCCGCTCGCCGGCGCCTTCGGCGAGGTGCTGGACGTGCTGGCCGAAGCGCTGTTCCGCATGGCCGAGCGCGCCGGGCCGACCCAGAACGACTATTTCGAGGCGATCCAGTTGCTGCGCCAGCAGCGCGAGCCGATCGCCGCGCGTTTCCGCGCGCACCTGGCCCAGGCCTGGCAGGCGCTGGAGGCCGGCCGCCCGCTGTCGGTGGAACGCAGCCTGGCGCGCGAGCGGGGCGACCTCAGCCTGGTCTCGGAACAGGAGCTGGACGTGCGCCTGGCGGTGCGCAACCTGGCTGGCGCGATCCAGCACCGCTGGCGGCCGGAACTGATGCGGCTGAACCGGTTCCTCGGCTTCATCGCCGGCGGCCAGCGCATCGATGCCGACAACAACCCGTTCGGTCCCGAGCACGTGGGCGCGGCGGTGTACGCGGCGCTGCACGGGCTGGTGCTGGCGCCGCAGGTGCAACTGGCGATCGTCAAGATCTGCGAGGAGGAACTGCAGGAGCGCGTCGGCGAACTGTACGCGCAACTGGAGCAGCGCCTGAACGAGGTCGCGCGCGCCCGCGCGCTGCCCAGCGGGCGTCCACGCCGCCGCGCCATCCCGCGCCTGGGCGCCAGCGACAACGACAACGAGGCGGCGCCGGACTGGATCAGCCGCTTCTTCGAGAACTGGGACACCGCCGCACCGCTGACCGCCGCGCAGCGCCGCGCCGCGCGCGCGCTGGACGCGCATGCTCGCAACGAGCAGGAGGTGCTGCCGCCGGCGTTGCGCGCGCTGCTGCACGAGGCGCAGCCGGAGGCAGGCCCGGGCGAGGGTCGGCGCTGTCTGTCGCCGCGCGAACTGCTGTCGGTGCTGTCGTTGTTGCAGACCATGCCGTTGGCCGGATTCGCCGCCGTCTGCGAGCACGGCGGCCCGCTGGCGCAGGGCCTGCGCCGGCAGATCGCCGGCGTCGGCGCCTCGCTTGGCCTGGACCCGGCGGGCACCTGCCTGGATCCGGCCGATGCGGACACGCTGGATCTGGTCGGCCTGCTGTTCGACGTCATGCTCGAGGAATGCGTGCTGCAGCCGCCGCAGCGCGAACTGCTGGGGCAGATGCTGGTGCCCATGGCCAAGGTGGCCTTGATCGACGGGCGCCTGTTCGTGCGCGACGGGCATCCGGCCCGGCGCCTGCTCAACCTGCTGGCCGACGCCTGCGACGGCAATGCCGGCAGCACCGGCCCGGAGCAGGCGTTGCAGGCGCAGGCGCAGGCGGCGGTGGAACGGGTGGTGCGCGATTTCGACGAGCACCTGTCGGTGTTCCTGGCGCTGGAGGCCGAGTTCGGCAGCGCCTATGAGCAGTACCGACGCCGGGTGGAGATCGCCGAGCGCCGCGCAGCCGAACTGCAACGAGCGGAGGAACGCCGCGAGGTCGCCCGGCAGCGTGCCGCACAGGCCGTGCACGAGCTGTTGCAGCAAGCCGGCGACGACCTGACCCTGCCGCCGCCGATCGAGGCCTTCCTGCGCCAGTCCTGGTGCCAATACGTGCAGCAGTCGGCGCTGCGCGACGACGGCCAGGGCAGCGTGCTTGCCGCGGCGCTGGCGCTGGGCGATGCGGTGCTGGCGCAGTGTCGCCAGGCGCAGTCGGGCGCAGCGCCCGCGGGAGGCTGGCTACAGCCGCAGCGCGCCGAGTTGACCCGGCTGTGGACCAGCGTCGGCCTGGACGCGGCGGCGGCAGAGGCCGCTTGGCAGTCCCTGCACACGGCGCTGGACGACCTGGCGCACGCGCGGCCGCTGCAGGCCGCGTTGCCCGTGGCCAGCGTGGAGTTGCCGGAACCGCCCGCCGCCGAGCCGGTGCCGGCGTTGCCGGAGCCGGCCCAGCCCACCGATTTCGATCACATCACCGCCGATTACTTCCGCACCCTGCCGATGGGCACCTGGCTGGACTTCGTCGACCGCGAAGGCCGCGTACAACCCGGCAAGCTGACCTGGGTGAGCCCGATTTCGGCGCGGCTGCTGTTCGTCAACCGCCGCGGCGGGCGGCTGTGCGTCGCCTCGGCCGAGGCGCTGGCGGTGATGGCGCGGCTGGATCGGCTGCGCCTGCATCGCGACGACGACGCCTTCTACAGCGCCATGCAGGGCGTGGTCGAGCGCCTGGAACGGGTGGCGGTCGCGGCCTGA
- a CDS encoding nitroreductase has translation MRTIHSLQALDARRSVPSKQLGEPGPDADTLLAMLRSAVRVPDHGKLVPFRFLRIAGPARQALGDILAERTRERDPGASPAAVEKDRERFAHAPVVIAVITCLQRGHKVPEIEQWLTAGSVCFALLQAAQAYGFGAQWLTGWMAYDETVTARLGLAEHEHVAGFIHIGTARLDVPERERPDPRALLSDWTP, from the coding sequence ATGCGCACAATTCATTCGCTGCAAGCGCTGGATGCGCGCCGTTCAGTACCATCCAAGCAACTCGGCGAGCCGGGGCCGGACGCGGACACGCTGCTGGCCATGTTGCGGTCGGCGGTCCGTGTCCCCGATCACGGAAAGCTGGTGCCGTTCCGCTTCCTGCGCATCGCTGGCCCGGCGCGCCAGGCGCTGGGCGACATCCTTGCCGAGCGCACCCGGGAGCGCGACCCCGGCGCCTCGCCGGCGGCGGTGGAGAAGGACCGCGAGCGTTTCGCCCATGCGCCCGTCGTGATCGCGGTGATCACCTGCCTGCAACGCGGGCACAAGGTGCCGGAAATCGAACAGTGGCTCACCGCCGGTTCGGTGTGCTTCGCGTTGCTGCAGGCGGCACAGGCCTACGGCTTCGGCGCGCAATGGCTGACCGGCTGGATGGCGTATGACGAAACGGTGACCGCACGGCTCGGCCTGGCCGAGCACGAGCACGTCGCCGGCTTCATCCACATCGGCACCGCCCGCCTCGACGTACCGGAGCGCGAGCGGCCGGACCCGCGCGCGCTGCTCAGCGACTGGACGCCGTGA
- a CDS encoding NUDIX hydrolase, translating into MPRHDSPPRVVYEGKYQRMVVRGTWEYSERVHAGGLAAIIVAVTPDDEVLFVEQFRVPLQARTIEMPAGLVGDIDAGESIEVSAVRELEEETGWTADHAEVLLIGPTSSGASNEKIAFVRASGLHKVGNGGGDASEDITVHSVPRTRAAAWLVQKMGEGYELDAKLWAGLWMIEHHLDGTPRV; encoded by the coding sequence ATGCCCCGCCACGATTCTCCGCCCCGCGTCGTCTACGAAGGCAAGTACCAGCGCATGGTCGTGCGCGGCACCTGGGAGTATTCCGAACGCGTGCATGCCGGCGGCCTGGCCGCGATCATCGTGGCGGTCACGCCGGACGACGAGGTGCTGTTCGTCGAACAGTTCCGCGTGCCGCTGCAGGCGCGCACCATCGAGATGCCGGCCGGGCTGGTCGGCGACATCGATGCCGGCGAATCGATCGAGGTGTCGGCAGTGCGCGAACTGGAAGAGGAAACCGGCTGGACCGCCGACCACGCCGAGGTATTGCTGATCGGCCCGACCTCGTCCGGGGCCAGCAACGAAAAGATCGCCTTCGTCCGCGCCAGCGGCCTGCACAAGGTCGGCAACGGCGGTGGCGACGCCAGCGAGGACATCACCGTGCATTCGGTGCCGCGCACCCGCGCCGCCGCGTGGCTGGTGCAGAAGATGGGCGAAGGCTACGAACTGGACGCGAAGCTGTGGGCCGGGCTGTGGATGATCGAACACCACTTGGACGGCACGCCGCGTGTCTGA
- a CDS encoding 5'-3' exonuclease: MNAGLPLSRPLYLVDASLYVFRAWHSIPDEFQDAQGWPTNAVHGFARFLLDLLERERPQHIVIAFDEALDSCFRHRLYAAYKANRAPAPDALRRQFAHCKALCAALGLGVLAHHDYEADDLIGSALHSARGDGFHGVIVSADKDLSQLLLEFDEQWDYGRGQRWGAAGVKARHGVHAHQIADYLALTGDAIDNIPGVTGIGAKSAAILLAHFGDLDTLLARVDEVAFLRLRGAAQMAVRLREQREHALLWRQLTTIALDAPLHIAAPGFARGVADADMLQGLCEALRFGPLTRRRLLQAAGLEFAAG; the protein is encoded by the coding sequence GTGAACGCAGGGCTGCCCCTGTCGCGGCCGCTGTACCTGGTCGACGCCAGCCTGTACGTGTTCCGCGCCTGGCATTCGATTCCCGACGAGTTCCAGGACGCGCAGGGCTGGCCGACCAACGCGGTGCACGGCTTCGCCCGCTTCCTGCTCGACCTGCTCGAGCGCGAACGCCCGCAGCACATCGTGATCGCCTTCGACGAAGCGCTGGACAGCTGCTTCCGGCATCGCCTGTACGCGGCCTACAAGGCCAACCGCGCGCCGGCGCCGGATGCGCTGCGCCGCCAGTTCGCGCACTGCAAGGCACTGTGCGCGGCCCTGGGCCTGGGCGTGCTGGCGCACCACGACTACGAGGCCGACGACCTGATCGGCAGCGCCCTGCACAGCGCACGCGGCGACGGCTTCCATGGCGTGATCGTCTCGGCCGACAAGGACCTGTCGCAGTTGCTGCTGGAGTTCGACGAACAGTGGGACTACGGCCGCGGCCAGCGCTGGGGCGCGGCCGGGGTCAAGGCGCGCCACGGCGTGCATGCGCACCAGATCGCCGACTACCTGGCGCTGACCGGCGATGCGATCGACAACATTCCTGGCGTTACCGGCATCGGCGCCAAGTCCGCGGCGATCCTGCTGGCGCATTTCGGCGACCTCGACACACTGCTGGCGCGGGTCGACGAAGTGGCGTTCCTGCGCCTGCGCGGCGCCGCGCAGATGGCCGTGCGCCTGCGCGAACAGCGCGAGCACGCGCTGCTGTGGCGGCAGCTGACCACCATCGCCCTGGACGCGCCCCTGCACATCGCCGCGCCGGGTTTCGCCCGTGGCGTGGCCGATGCCGACATGCTGCAGGGCCTGTGCGAGGCGCTGCGCTTCGGGCCGCTGACCCGGCGCCGCCTGCTGCAGGCGGCCGGCCTGGAGTTTGCGGCCGGCTGA